A genomic region of Trichothermofontia sichuanensis B231 contains the following coding sequences:
- a CDS encoding DUF2442 domain-containing protein, which produces MTDDTLTVDLSNGQTISVLLAWYPCLVHGSVAERHDYCLIAGGRGIH; this is translated from the coding sequence ATGACAGATGACACGCTGACAGTGGATTTATCCAATGGCCAAACGATATCGGTGCTGCTAGCCTGGTATCCATGCCTAGTGCATGGTTCGGTTGCAGAACGCCATGACTATTGTTTGATCGCGGGTGGGAGGGGGATTCATTAA
- a CDS encoding Uma2 family endonuclease, whose protein sequence is MSRRVTVKEAIARHEIPYQGALKMVGAVPVTQNLVTDTWVKASWEEFVALADAPELAKARFYYDTDSMRIETTPIGSGHSQDNTILSQVVSLYGTVKNIRIKGFTNGSFRKQGVWECQPDIAFYIGAAFRIPPKTSKPIDVDEYGVPDLVIEIASTTLSDDIGRKRLLYERLGIKEYWVVEVDRNEVMAFAVADGGSRQIRASQVLPGLEMALIEEALRRSQTQEDGEINRWLLQVFNN, encoded by the coding sequence GTGTCGAGAAGGGTAACGGTTAAAGAGGCGATCGCCCGTCATGAGATACCGTATCAAGGAGCCTTGAAAATGGTTGGTGCCGTACCGGTAACGCAAAATTTGGTCACGGATACCTGGGTAAAAGCCAGTTGGGAAGAGTTTGTTGCCCTGGCGGATGCGCCCGAGCTAGCAAAAGCTCGATTTTACTATGATACTGACTCAATGAGGATTGAGACGACGCCGATCGGCTCAGGGCATAGCCAAGACAATACCATCCTTTCGCAAGTGGTTAGCCTCTACGGCACGGTTAAAAATATTCGAATCAAAGGATTTACGAATGGGAGTTTTCGCAAACAGGGGGTGTGGGAATGCCAACCTGATATAGCCTTCTACATTGGAGCTGCTTTCCGTATTCCCCCCAAGACTTCAAAACCGATCGATGTGGATGAGTATGGTGTGCCGGATCTGGTGATTGAAATTGCATCTACCACCCTGAGTGATGATATTGGTCGGAAACGGCTCCTCTACGAACGGTTGGGTATCAAAGAATATTGGGTGGTGGAGGTCGATCGTAATGAGGTGATGGCCTTTGCAGTGGCAGATGGGGGCAGCCGGCAGATTCGGGCGTCGCAGGTGTTGCCGGGATTAGAGATGGCGCTAATCGAGGAGGCACTGAGGCGTAGCCAGACTCAGGAGGATGGCGAGATTAATCGCTGGTTGTTACAGGTGTTTAATAACTAG
- a CDS encoding DUF4335 domain-containing protein — protein MTIQRHYRLPNCTLILEGLGDATELEPTGETRPLLATLLNAECHISEHDALIGGREFFEQLVQAVNLYVQELFSGVRAVRGQHPRPTLVQLERVGHLHRLTIQPQGIATSNPTALMQADITTVQLFDLVEAIDQFRADARTLPDVQIQLQPVSRKDAPAPPIREQVTPIALGVTSVVIAGAAAFFLLPVPETQRPRQPEWRAGTETTASPTASPSPTVSPQMPEGAAANIEITDPDQLRRLRTQLYDAIDKEWDEPAFDETLTYKVSVDLQGAIVGYAPDDETSRLQVDRTPLPKLVFIPVEGGTATQGPIALFKVVFTPRGVLEVSPWRGLAPESATSPVSPSPSAATPSPVSASPTGTDAAATPQTTTITDPAAVAAIVPALYERIDTQWQTKPTFETDLIYRVEATADGQVLRYEPTNPEAAQYAAEIPLPELQQATAKAIAATPQAVATFKVVFTPRGVLQVSPWEGYRE, from the coding sequence ATGACGATTCAGCGCCACTATCGCTTACCCAATTGCACCCTGATCCTGGAGGGGTTAGGTGACGCCACGGAATTGGAGCCAACGGGGGAAACCCGCCCCCTCCTGGCGACGTTACTGAATGCGGAATGCCATATCAGTGAGCATGATGCCCTGATCGGTGGGCGGGAGTTTTTTGAACAGTTGGTGCAGGCTGTCAATCTCTATGTCCAGGAACTCTTTAGTGGGGTGCGGGCGGTGCGTGGCCAGCATCCCCGACCGACTCTGGTGCAATTGGAACGGGTGGGCCACCTCCATCGTTTGACGATTCAACCCCAGGGGATCGCGACTAGCAATCCCACGGCCCTGATGCAAGCGGACATTACCACGGTGCAATTGTTTGATCTGGTGGAGGCGATCGATCAATTCCGAGCTGATGCCCGTACGCTGCCTGATGTGCAAATCCAACTCCAACCCGTCTCCCGCAAGGATGCCCCCGCGCCCCCGATTCGGGAACAGGTGACGCCGATCGCGCTGGGGGTTACCAGTGTGGTGATTGCGGGCGCCGCCGCCTTTTTCCTCCTGCCGGTCCCAGAAACCCAACGTCCCCGGCAACCGGAGTGGCGGGCGGGGACAGAAACGACGGCTTCTCCTACTGCCAGTCCCTCTCCCACCGTCAGTCCGCAGATGCCAGAGGGAGCTGCTGCCAACATTGAAATTACGGATCCCGATCAATTGCGACGTTTGCGTACCCAGCTTTATGATGCGATCGATAAAGAATGGGATGAACCGGCGTTTGATGAAACCCTGACCTATAAAGTCAGTGTCGATCTCCAGGGTGCGATCGTCGGTTACGCTCCGGACGATGAAACCTCCCGGCTCCAGGTCGATCGCACGCCGCTTCCCAAACTGGTCTTTATCCCGGTTGAGGGGGGAACCGCAACCCAGGGGCCGATCGCCCTGTTCAAAGTGGTCTTCACCCCCAGGGGGGTCCTGGAAGTGAGTCCCTGGCGGGGGTTAGCGCCTGAATCCGCCACCAGCCCAGTTTCCCCCAGCCCCAGTGCTGCTACGCCCAGTCCGGTGTCGGCTTCCCCCACTGGGACGGATGCAGCGGCAACCCCTCAGACAACGACGATCACTGACCCAGCTGCTGTGGCCGCGATCGTGCCTGCTCTCTATGAGCGGATTGATACCCAGTGGCAGACCAAACCTACTTTTGAAACAGACTTGATTTATCGGGTAGAAGCGACTGCTGACGGCCAGGTCCTCCGGTATGAACCGACAAACCCTGAGGCAGCCCAGTATGCGGCAGAAATCCCTCTCCCTGAGTTACAGCAAGCAACGGCTAAGGCGATCGCGGCAACTCCCCAGGCAGTGGCCACCTTTAAGGTGGTCTTTACGCCGAGGGGAGTATTGCAGGTTAGTCCATGGGAAGGGTATCGAGAGTAG
- a CDS encoding DUF4336 domain-containing protein: MDGQASQQERAWPFWPIVPLYPYGQRATLRREVLADQVWTFEQVQGILYVVVPIRMTVIRLAAGGLLVYAPIAPTRECIALMRELEAAHGPVKYILLPTVSGLEHKVFIGPFARYFPTAQVWVAPNQWSFPLNLPLSWLGLPANRTQVLPIDSGQTPFGDEFDYQMLGPINLGLGPFGEVALFHRRSRTLLLTDTIVAVNERPPAIVQLDTYPLRFHARDTVTDVVPDDEATRRKGWQRIVLFALYFRPSALEVIPWGTAFRAARQAPDRSRQAYFGLFPFRWRSGWERSFAALCGGGRPFVAPILQTLILNRAPQQVIGWADRVQQWQFESIIPCHFEAPIKANPHQFRQAFSFLEKHPALGPEIAQLPEPDFALLRSLEARLIKQGVTPPAQDKV; this comes from the coding sequence ATGGACGGGCAAGCATCGCAACAGGAAAGGGCATGGCCGTTTTGGCCGATCGTGCCCCTCTATCCCTACGGTCAACGGGCCACCCTGCGCCGAGAGGTTCTCGCCGACCAGGTGTGGACCTTTGAGCAGGTGCAGGGCATTCTCTACGTCGTCGTGCCCATTCGGATGACCGTGATCCGGCTAGCGGCTGGCGGATTGCTCGTCTATGCCCCGATCGCCCCCACCCGGGAATGTATTGCCCTCATGCGTGAGCTAGAAGCCGCCCACGGTCCGGTGAAGTACATCCTGCTCCCAACCGTATCAGGGTTAGAGCACAAAGTCTTTATCGGTCCCTTTGCCCGCTATTTTCCCACGGCCCAGGTGTGGGTGGCGCCCAACCAGTGGAGCTTTCCCCTCAATTTGCCCCTCAGTTGGTTAGGACTCCCAGCGAACCGCACCCAGGTGTTGCCAATCGATAGTGGCCAGACCCCCTTTGGCGATGAGTTTGACTATCAAATGCTGGGACCGATTAACCTGGGGTTGGGTCCCTTTGGCGAAGTGGCCCTCTTCCACCGGCGATCGCGCACCCTTCTGCTCACGGATACGATCGTCGCTGTCAACGAACGACCCCCCGCGATCGTCCAACTGGATACCTATCCCCTCCGCTTCCATGCCAGAGACACCGTGACCGATGTCGTCCCTGACGATGAAGCCACGCGCCGTAAGGGCTGGCAGCGGATTGTCCTGTTCGCCCTCTACTTCCGCCCCAGCGCCCTAGAAGTCATCCCCTGGGGAACAGCATTCCGGGCTGCCCGTCAGGCCCCCGATCGCTCCCGCCAAGCCTACTTTGGCCTCTTCCCCTTCCGCTGGCGATCGGGCTGGGAACGATCGTTTGCGGCCTTGTGCGGCGGTGGGCGTCCCTTTGTTGCCCCGATTTTGCAAACCCTGATCTTAAATCGAGCACCCCAACAGGTCATTGGCTGGGCCGATCGCGTCCAGCAATGGCAGTTCGAGTCCATCATCCCCTGCCATTTCGAGGCCCCCATCAAAGCCAATCCCCATCAATTTCGCCAAGCCTTCAGCTTCCTAGAAAAACACCCCGCCCTAGGACCAGAGATCGCCCAATTACCCGAACCCGATTTTGCCCTCCTGCGATCGCTCGAAGCAAGGTTAATTAAACAAGGCGTCACCCCACCCGCCCAAGACAAAGTCTAA
- a CDS encoding serine O-acetyltransferase: MTLPLDPDSPTSDDISYPDPLPLKFWDMVREDWIAHGKDWTLPGFRAVFVHRLGVWRMQIKTRLLRLPFSLLYNALYRKVRNTYGIELPYTVKLGRQVVFEHQGDIVIHGHCEIGDGSIIRQGVTMGLRYLEHPYDVPKLGARVNVGAGAKLFGKIVIGDDVNIGANAVVLDDVPSGATVVGIPAKIVKIRECQKTQEPLSQEPVSEEG, translated from the coding sequence ATGACATTGCCACTTGACCCGGATTCTCCGACTTCTGATGATATTAGCTACCCTGATCCTCTCCCCTTAAAATTCTGGGATATGGTGCGTGAAGATTGGATTGCTCACGGGAAAGACTGGACACTGCCAGGATTCCGGGCGGTTTTTGTCCATCGATTAGGGGTATGGAGAATGCAAATTAAAACGAGGCTTCTGCGATTACCCTTTAGTCTTCTTTATAATGCCCTTTATCGCAAGGTTCGGAATACTTATGGCATTGAGTTACCCTATACGGTCAAATTAGGAAGACAAGTTGTCTTTGAACACCAAGGCGATATTGTGATCCACGGCCATTGTGAAATTGGAGACGGTAGTATTATTCGCCAAGGTGTAACAATGGGCCTACGGTACTTGGAACATCCTTATGATGTGCCCAAATTGGGAGCGCGGGTAAATGTTGGGGCCGGTGCTAAATTATTTGGCAAGATTGTGATTGGTGATGATGTCAACATTGGTGCAAATGCAGTTGTGCTAGACGATGTACCGTCGGGCGCAACTGTAGTAGGAATTCCGGCCAAAATAGTTAAGATACGCGAATGTCAAAAGACACAAGAACCTTTGTCACAAGAACCTGTGTCAGAAGAAGGTTAG
- a CDS encoding NAD(P)H-quinone oxidoreductase subunit 5 — protein MEAIYQYAWLIPVLPLLGAFLVGVGLISANQAINRLRQVNAIVVVSLLGASMVLSFALLVSQIQGHPTYLRVFEWAEAGSFHLTMGYTIDHLTAVMLAIVTTVAFLVMIYTDGYMAHDPGYVRFYGYLSLFSSSMLGLVVSPNLVQVYVFWELVGMCSYLLIGFWYDRKAAADACQKAFVTNRVGDFGLLLGMLGLYWATQTFEFDLMGERLHSMVESGAFSSGLAILFAILVFLGPVAKSAQFPLHVWLPDAMEGPTPISALIHAATMVAAGVFLIARMFPVFESVPVAMTVIAYTGAFTAFLGATIAITQNDIKKGLAYSTISQLGYMVMAMGVGAYGAGLFHLMTHAYFKAMLFLCSGSVIHGMEAVVGHDPVLAQDMRLMGGLRKYMPITAITFLIGTLAICGIPPFAGFWSKDEILGATFAANPALWAIGWLTAGITAFYMFRMYFMTFEGDFRGKDTTIQQQLLAEAKAMGLEIATVPAFGPGAMHPQELVVHGSHGHGDEHNSEHGHEHGRSHGHSDRPHESPLTMTLPLMALAVPSVLIGLVGTPFANYFGEFIHPPAVGAAAELALAEAEAFDLGEFILMGGSSVAIALAGITLAVLMYAWGKIDPAAIAAKIEPLYWFSRNKWYLDDINDRLFVQGSRRLARQVMEVDLRVVDGLVNLTGFITMITGEGLKYFENGRAQFYALIVFGAVLGLAILSGVT, from the coding sequence ATGGAAGCAATTTATCAGTATGCATGGCTGATCCCGGTCTTGCCCTTGTTAGGGGCGTTCCTGGTCGGGGTTGGTTTGATTTCGGCCAATCAGGCTATCAATCGGCTCCGGCAGGTGAATGCGATCGTTGTGGTGTCACTCTTAGGGGCTTCAATGGTCCTCTCCTTTGCCCTGCTGGTGAGTCAAATCCAGGGCCACCCCACCTACTTACGGGTGTTTGAGTGGGCGGAGGCGGGCAGTTTCCACCTGACAATGGGCTACACGATCGATCACCTGACAGCGGTGATGTTGGCGATCGTCACCACGGTTGCCTTTTTGGTGATGATCTATACCGATGGCTATATGGCCCATGATCCAGGCTATGTCCGGTTCTATGGCTATCTGAGCCTGTTTAGTTCCTCGATGCTGGGACTGGTGGTCAGTCCTAACCTGGTACAGGTTTATGTGTTCTGGGAACTGGTGGGGATGTGCTCCTACCTGTTGATTGGCTTTTGGTACGATCGCAAGGCGGCTGCCGATGCCTGCCAGAAGGCTTTTGTGACCAACCGGGTCGGGGATTTTGGCCTGCTGCTGGGGATGTTGGGTCTTTACTGGGCTACCCAAACCTTTGAGTTTGACCTCATGGGTGAACGGTTGCACAGCATGGTCGAGTCGGGCGCGTTTAGCTCCGGTCTGGCGATTCTGTTTGCCATCCTGGTATTTTTAGGGCCGGTGGCCAAGTCGGCCCAGTTCCCGCTCCATGTGTGGCTACCAGATGCGATGGAGGGTCCCACCCCAATTTCGGCCCTGATCCACGCGGCGACGATGGTGGCGGCAGGGGTGTTCCTGATTGCCCGGATGTTCCCGGTGTTTGAGAGCGTCCCGGTGGCGATGACGGTGATTGCCTACACGGGCGCGTTTACGGCGTTCCTGGGGGCGACGATCGCGATTACCCAAAACGACATTAAGAAAGGGCTGGCCTACTCGACCATTTCCCAGTTGGGCTATATGGTGATGGCGATGGGTGTGGGAGCCTACGGGGCGGGTTTATTCCACCTGATGACCCACGCCTACTTCAAGGCGATGCTGTTCCTCTGCTCGGGGTCGGTGATTCATGGCATGGAAGCCGTAGTGGGGCATGATCCGGTGTTGGCCCAGGATATGCGCCTCATGGGCGGGTTGCGCAAATATATGCCGATTACGGCAATTACCTTTTTGATTGGGACGCTGGCCATTTGTGGGATTCCCCCCTTTGCGGGATTTTGGTCGAAGGATGAAATCCTCGGCGCTACCTTTGCCGCCAATCCGGCCCTGTGGGCGATCGGCTGGCTGACGGCAGGCATTACGGCGTTCTATATGTTCCGGATGTACTTCATGACCTTTGAGGGCGACTTCCGGGGCAAGGATACGACGATCCAGCAGCAACTGTTGGCTGAGGCCAAAGCGATGGGCCTGGAAATCGCCACGGTACCTGCCTTCGGTCCGGGGGCGATGCATCCCCAAGAATTGGTTGTCCACGGCAGTCATGGGCATGGCGATGAACACAACTCTGAGCACGGCCATGAACATGGGCGCAGTCATGGCCATAGCGATAGGCCCCACGAGTCGCCGCTGACAATGACGCTACCGTTGATGGCATTGGCGGTGCCCTCGGTCCTGATTGGGTTAGTGGGAACCCCCTTTGCCAATTACTTTGGGGAATTTATCCATCCCCCCGCGGTGGGTGCCGCCGCAGAATTAGCCCTCGCAGAGGCGGAAGCTTTTGATCTGGGTGAGTTTATCTTGATGGGCGGCAGTTCGGTGGCGATCGCTTTGGCGGGAATTACGCTGGCGGTGTTGATGTATGCCTGGGGTAAGATCGACCCGGCGGCGATCGCGGCCAAAATCGAACCTTTGTACTGGTTCTCGCGCAATAAGTGGTATCTGGATGACATTAACGATCGCTTGTTTGTCCAGGGCAGTCGCCGGTTAGCCCGTCAGGTGATGGAGGTCGATTTGCGGGTGGTGGATGGCCTGGTCAACCTTACCGGCTTTATCACCATGATTACGGGGGAAGGGTTGAAGTATTTCGAGAATGGCCGTGCCCAGTTCTATGCCCTCATCGTGTTTGGGGCAGTGCTGGGGTTGGCGATCCTCTCTGGTGTGACCTGA
- the ndhD1 gene encoding photosynthetic/respiratory NAD(P)H-quinone oxidoreductase subunit D1 → MNTADFPWLTTIILLPIVASLLTPLFPVNDDGRAVRWFALVVGLVDFVLIVAAFYTQYDLSNPGLQLVERYRWVPAIDLNWSVGADGLSMPLILLTGFITTLAILAAWPVTLKPRLFYFLMLAMYGGQIAVFAVQDMLVFFLAWELELIPVYLLLSIWGGKGRLYAATKFILYTAGGSLFILVAGLAMAFYGDIVTFDMEALATKDYAIGFQLLVYAGFLIAYAVKLPIFPLHTWLPDAHGEATAPVHMLLAGILLKMGGYALIRMNAGMLLDAHVRFAPILVILGVVNIIYAALTSFAQRNLKRKIAYSSISHMGFVLIGIASFTDLGLSGAVLQMVSHGLIGASLFFLVGATYDRTHTLMLDEMGGVGQKMPKIFAMFTACSLASLALPGMSGFVAELMVFVGFATSDAYSLTFRVIVVLLAAVGVILTPIYLLSMLREIFYGQENQELVSHEVLIDAEPREVFIIASLLVPIIGIGLYPKLLTQMYDSTTLQVTARLRDAVPSLIAERKSEDGAILQGRRYANVAAFEPMTAPAIPVTR, encoded by the coding sequence ATGAATACGGCTGATTTTCCCTGGTTGACAACGATCATCCTGTTGCCGATCGTGGCGTCCCTGTTGACCCCCCTGTTCCCAGTGAACGACGACGGCAGGGCCGTGCGCTGGTTTGCCCTGGTGGTGGGGCTGGTGGACTTTGTGTTGATTGTGGCGGCGTTTTACACCCAGTACGACTTAAGTAATCCGGGATTGCAACTGGTGGAGCGCTATCGTTGGGTACCCGCGATCGACCTGAACTGGTCGGTAGGGGCAGATGGGCTGTCGATGCCGCTGATTCTGCTGACCGGTTTTATTACCACTCTGGCGATCCTGGCAGCTTGGCCCGTGACGCTGAAGCCCCGCCTATTCTATTTCCTGATGCTGGCCATGTACGGCGGTCAGATTGCTGTGTTCGCCGTGCAGGATATGCTAGTGTTCTTCCTGGCCTGGGAGTTAGAACTAATTCCAGTGTACCTACTGCTGTCGATCTGGGGCGGCAAGGGACGGCTCTATGCGGCGACGAAGTTTATCCTCTATACGGCAGGGGGGTCGCTGTTTATCCTGGTGGCAGGGCTGGCGATGGCCTTCTATGGCGATATAGTGACCTTTGATATGGAGGCGTTGGCGACCAAGGATTACGCGATCGGTTTCCAACTACTGGTCTATGCCGGATTCTTGATTGCCTATGCGGTGAAGTTGCCGATTTTCCCGCTGCACACCTGGCTCCCCGATGCCCACGGCGAAGCAACGGCTCCGGTCCACATGCTGCTAGCGGGGATTCTGCTGAAGATGGGCGGCTATGCCCTGATTCGGATGAATGCGGGGATGTTGCTGGATGCCCATGTTCGGTTTGCCCCGATTCTGGTGATTCTGGGGGTGGTGAATATCATCTACGCGGCGCTCACGTCCTTTGCCCAGCGGAATTTGAAGCGCAAGATCGCCTACTCGTCGATTTCCCACATGGGCTTTGTCCTGATCGGGATTGCCTCGTTCACGGATTTGGGCCTGAGTGGGGCGGTGCTGCAAATGGTGTCCCACGGGTTGATTGGGGCAAGTCTGTTCTTCTTGGTGGGGGCGACCTACGATCGTACCCATACGCTGATGCTCGATGAGATGGGCGGTGTGGGCCAAAAGATGCCGAAGATCTTTGCCATGTTTACGGCCTGTTCGCTGGCGTCGTTGGCGCTGCCGGGGATGAGTGGCTTTGTAGCGGAGTTGATGGTATTTGTGGGCTTTGCCACGAGTGATGCCTACAGTTTGACGTTCCGAGTGATTGTGGTGTTGTTGGCAGCGGTGGGCGTCATTCTGACACCGATCTATCTGCTGTCGATGCTGCGAGAGATTTTCTACGGTCAGGAAAACCAGGAGTTGGTCTCCCATGAGGTTCTGATTGACGCCGAACCCCGTGAGGTGTTTATCATTGCCTCGCTGCTGGTGCCAATTATCGGGATAGGCCTCTATCCGAAGTTGTTGACACAGATGTATGACTCGACGACATTGCAGGTGACGGCCCGATTGCGCGATGCGGTGCCCTCGTTGATTGCGGAGCGGAAGAGTGAGGATGGGGCAATTCTCCAGGGGAGACGCTACGCGAACGTGGCTGCGTTTGAACCTATGACTGCACCTGCGATTCCGGTAACCCGTTAG
- a CDS encoding DUF3038 domain-containing protein, with protein sequence MLLDVPHTGVESVRMNVSASTMPTPTQASDPIPLILDSLPDIPLPEANCPKRARQQIDLMLLAIEALDLNGSEAILYMAKELGLQSLIKNRVHLWRLRSTNPLRRYSQRRPLTLAEAKALVLLICQLARRLTVIIRQLLLDYQQLRQKNLSTDHHFRLSHYLERFRAHFRARMNPRRGGVLIYDTDEKLNQLALNLLEQLLFCTGTAGMQRFWVSLFDGEVA encoded by the coding sequence ATGCTGCTGGATGTTCCACATACTGGGGTCGAATCGGTTCGCATGAATGTTTCTGCCAGCACAATGCCCACACCCACCCAAGCGTCTGATCCTATTCCGCTGATCCTGGACAGTCTGCCTGATATCCCCTTGCCGGAGGCGAACTGTCCTAAACGGGCACGTCAGCAGATTGACCTCATGCTCCTGGCGATCGAAGCGTTAGACCTGAATGGTTCAGAAGCTATCCTTTATATGGCCAAAGAACTGGGACTCCAGAGCTTAATTAAAAACCGCGTCCACCTCTGGCGGCTACGGAGCACCAACCCTCTCCGGCGCTACAGTCAACGACGCCCCCTGACCCTTGCCGAAGCCAAAGCCCTGGTCTTGCTCATCTGCCAACTAGCCCGTCGCCTGACTGTGATCATTCGCCAGTTATTGTTGGACTACCAGCAATTGCGTCAAAAGAACTTGTCTACTGATCACCATTTTCGCCTGTCCCACTATCTCGAACGCTTCCGGGCGCACTTCCGCGCTCGCATGAATCCCCGACGGGGTGGGGTGCTGATCTACGATACCGATGAAAAATTGAACCAACTGGCCCTGAACCTGCTCGAACAGTTACTGTTCTGTACGGGGACCGCCGGGATGCAGCGCTTTTGGGTCAGTCTGTTTGATGGAGAAGTTGCATGA
- a CDS encoding adenine phosphoribosyltransferase yields the protein MDLKALIREIPDFPKPGIVFRDITTLLHNAEGLRYTIDLLVDQCRDWGAEQVIGIESRGFIFGVPLAYHLNAGFVPVRKPGKLPAAVHAIEYDLEYGTDRLEIHQDGLQPGCKVIIADDLIATGGTARATAELVQRIGCELVGFSFIVELKALGGRQQLPDVPIVSLVAYD from the coding sequence ATGGATCTGAAAGCCTTGATTCGCGAAATTCCCGATTTTCCCAAGCCAGGGATTGTTTTCCGCGATATTACTACTCTATTGCATAATGCCGAAGGGCTACGCTACACAATTGATTTGCTGGTTGACCAGTGCCGGGACTGGGGGGCAGAGCAGGTGATTGGCATTGAGTCACGGGGGTTTATCTTTGGGGTACCGCTGGCTTATCACCTGAATGCAGGCTTTGTGCCGGTGCGCAAGCCAGGGAAGTTACCAGCGGCTGTACATGCGATCGAATATGACTTAGAGTATGGCACCGATCGCCTCGAAATTCACCAGGATGGGCTACAACCGGGCTGCAAGGTGATTATTGCTGATGATTTGATTGCGACGGGGGGCACGGCCCGGGCCACCGCAGAATTGGTACAACGCATTGGCTGTGAACTCGTAGGGTTTAGTTTTATTGTGGAGTTGAAGGCGTTGGGAGGACGGCAACAGTTGCCCGATGTCCCGATCGTCAGTTTGGTGGCCTACGATTAA
- a CDS encoding glucokinase, producing the protein MTILLAGDIGGTKTILRLVDSAVHGDGLPTPTTLYQETYASQRFPDLVPMVQTFLAAAETALGSRLQVARACFGIAGPVINNASELTNLHWSLQADRLEQALAIPQIALINDFAAVGYGVLGLTSEELYPLQVAPIDRQAPIAVLGAGTGLGECFLTACRGHYHVYPSEGSHADFAPRSPLEDELRMYLQAERQLSRVSVERVVSGRGIASIYQFLRQRSPEQESPALATVFQKWQQEQAQGHSTIDVAAAVSKAALEGHDPLCTQAMQIFLSAYGAEAGNFALKLLPYGGLYIAGGIAPKILPLLEGGEFMAAFKDKGRFRAILEQISVQVVLNPQVGLLGAALYAAQEIP; encoded by the coding sequence ATGACGATCCTGCTTGCTGGTGATATTGGCGGAACGAAAACGATCCTGCGCCTGGTGGATTCGGCGGTGCATGGGGATGGGCTGCCTACCCCCACGACGCTCTACCAGGAAACCTATGCCAGTCAGCGTTTCCCTGACTTAGTGCCGATGGTGCAGACCTTTTTGGCAGCGGCTGAAACAGCCCTAGGGAGTCGCCTGCAAGTTGCCCGTGCCTGTTTTGGAATTGCTGGCCCCGTGATCAATAATGCGTCGGAACTGACGAATCTCCATTGGTCCCTACAAGCCGATCGCTTGGAACAGGCTTTGGCAATTCCCCAGATTGCCCTGATCAATGACTTTGCGGCGGTCGGCTATGGCGTGTTGGGCCTAACTTCGGAAGAGTTGTACCCTTTGCAGGTTGCGCCGATCGATCGCCAGGCTCCGATCGCGGTCCTAGGGGCTGGGACCGGATTAGGGGAGTGCTTTTTGACAGCCTGTCGGGGGCACTACCATGTTTATCCCTCAGAAGGCTCCCATGCCGACTTTGCGCCCCGTTCGCCCCTAGAGGATGAACTACGGATGTACCTTCAGGCCGAACGGCAACTGAGCCGGGTTTCTGTGGAACGGGTGGTATCAGGCCGAGGGATTGCGTCTATCTATCAATTCCTGCGTCAGCGATCGCCGGAACAAGAGTCGCCTGCTCTGGCGACGGTTTTCCAGAAGTGGCAACAGGAACAGGCCCAGGGGCATTCCACAATCGATGTTGCCGCTGCGGTGTCGAAGGCAGCCCTAGAGGGGCATGATCCCCTCTGTACTCAAGCCATGCAAATCTTTCTGAGCGCCTACGGTGCGGAAGCCGGCAACTTCGCTCTAAAATTATTGCCCTATGGCGGCTTATACATTGCGGGGGGAATTGCGCCCAAGATTCTGCCCCTGTTAGAAGGGGGGGAATTCATGGCGGCGTTTAAGGATAAGGGGCGGTTTCGAGCAATCTTGGAACAAATTTCCGTACAGGTAGTTTTGAATCCCCAAGTGGGCTTGCTTGGTGCTGCCCTATATGCAGCCCAAGAGATCCCCTAA